The genomic stretch GTGTCAGTCCAATATTTATATTTCCATTAAATCCGATTTTTACATTCTTATGCAATACAATATTGATAATTCCGCTCATTCCTTCAGGATTATACTTTGCAGAAGGATTTGTGATTAGTTCAATTTTTTTGATAGAATTAGAAGGCAATTGCTTTAACAATTGTGCTGTCGGAATGTTTGATAATTTCCCGTCAACCATCACACGAACGTTTTGATTTCCTCGCAAACTAATTGCTCCTGTTTGTTGATCTACACTAACAGAAGGTAAATTGTTCATAATATCGGAAGCTGTTGGTCCACTTGTGACCAAATCTTTTCCAACGGTAATTACTTTTCGGTCAACTTTCTGTTCAATAGTAGTTCGTTCGGCAACAATTTCTACTTCATTCAATGTCGTAGCACTTTCTGCTAAAGCAATAGTTCCGAGTGAAACCGTTCTGTTATCATTTGAAATCGTAACTTCTTTTGTCACAGTTTCATATCCAATAAATTGAATGTCCACGATAAGAAATCCTGCGGGAATCTTTTCAATTTTAAAATTTCCGTTGTCATCTGAAATAGCTCCAGTTAAAATTTTGTTATCCGTTTTGGATTTAATAACAACAGTTGCGTACGGAATTAATTCTTGTGTTCGTGCGTCCACAACTTTTCCTTCAATAGTTCCGATTTTGGGTTCTGAATTTTGCGCATGTAATGCAAAGCATAGCATCACCATGCAAAGTGTGATTAGTTTTTTCATTTAATTTGTTCGTTTTTTGTTTTTGATTGATGAAGCTTCAGATTTACTTGAAGCATGCATACTTGACGCCTCAAAATATATTGTGTTACGGCATTTAACACACTTTAACATATTTTAACAAATAACACAGTTGCATTTTTTAAATGATTAAATTTGCAGTCTTATTACCAGTAAGTAAACCTAAATCGTAACCTAAAAAGTATAACCTATTGAAAACACTAGTACTTGGCGCTTCTATGAAGCCACATCGCTTTTCCTACAAAGCGATACAAAAACTTGCAGCAAACGATCACGAAGTTGTTGCATACGGATTAAAAGAAGGAGAAATTAGCGGAATTCAGATTGATACAGAATTGGTGGAATACTCAGATATTCATACAGTTACTTTATATCTAAACTCATCTGTACAAGTAGATTTTTATGACTACATCATTTCGTTACAGCCAAAACGTGTCATTTTTAATCCAGGAACCGAAAATCCAAAATTTTATAAATTACTTACCGAAAAAAATATAGAACACGAAGTTGCGTGTACGTTGGTTTTATTGGCGTCTAATCAATACTAAACCAATAAACGTTAGCAATCCGTTAATCGGTAACAATTCATATCCAAACTGATAAAAATTCTCTTTAGCTAGTGTTGTCGCTTCCGCGAGATTGGCAACGTCTGCGGTGAAATACGTGTAGTAATTCCCGAAATTCGCTAAGAAATACGTCACGCATATCGAAACTACGGTAACGATCCAAACGCGTTTATCAACGATTTTATATTTGGTGAAAATTCCAAAAGCAAACAATCCTAATAATGGTCCGTATGTATACCCTGCGATTGTTAAAATACTATCAATCACGCTTTTATTGCTCAAACTATTAAAAATAATCACGACAATAATCAATACGACTGACATTCCAATATGAACCAGTTGTCTAATTCCTTTTTGCTTATTTTCTGGCTTTTTCTCAACGCCCAAAAAATCTACGGAAAAAGAAGTTGTCAATGAAGTCAATGCAGAATCGGCACTAGAATATGCAGCGGCAATCAAACCTAATAAGAAAACAACAGCCAATGAAATTCCCAATCCGCCGTTGAGTGCAATTTCTGGGAAAAGCAAATCGGTTTTTGGTTTTCCGTCCATTATAGGAACTGCAATATCATTCGCGCTAGCATACATAAATAATAATGCTCCTAATAATAAAAAGATCAAGTTTACAGCAACTAACACAATACTAAACGAAATCATATTTTTTTGCGCATCGCCAAGTGTTTTGCAGGTTAAATTCTTTTGCATCATATCTTGGTCGAGTCCTGTCATACAAACTGCAATAAACAATCCGCCAAGGAACGATTTTAGAAAATAATCTTTCGCCATAAAGCTATCTGTAAACCAGATTTTATTGTATTTCTCTAGCGCTTCTGAGTTCCAAAATTCGCCAAAACTCATATCAAGATTCGT from Kordia antarctica encodes the following:
- a CDS encoding CoA-binding protein, which gives rise to MKTLVLGASMKPHRFSYKAIQKLAANDHEVVAYGLKEGEISGIQIDTELVEYSDIHTVTLYLNSSVQVDFYDYIISLQPKRVIFNPGTENPKFYKLLTEKNIEHEVACTLVLLASNQY
- a CDS encoding sodium:solute symporter; the protein is MQPIHILLLIAGYFGVLILISYFTGKDDSNESFFRASRKSPWYIVAFGMIGASLSGVTFISVPGWVEASQFSYMQVVFGYLVGYFIIAFVLMPIYYRLNVTSIYQYLEDRFGVVSYKTGAFFFLVSRILGASFRLYLVAIVLQRYVFDAYGIHFAVTVSLSVLLIWLYTFRGGIKTIVWTDTLQTLFMLVAVGVAMYLILTNLDMSFGEFWNSEALEKYNKIWFTDSFMAKDYFLKSFLGGLFIAVCMTGLDQDMMQKNLTCKTLGDAQKNMISFSIVLVAVNLIFLLLGALLFMYASANDIAVPIMDGKPKTDLLFPEIALNGGLGISLAVVFLLGLIAAAYSSADSALTSLTTSFSVDFLGVEKKPENKQKGIRQLVHIGMSVVLIIVVIIFNSLSNKSVIDSILTIAGYTYGPLLGLFAFGIFTKYKIVDKRVWIVTVVSICVTYFLANFGNYYTYFTADVANLAEATTLAKENFYQFGYELLPINGLLTFIGLVLIRRQ